From a region of the Primulina eburnea isolate SZY01 chromosome 7, ASM2296580v1, whole genome shotgun sequence genome:
- the LOC140837208 gene encoding zinc finger BED domain-containing protein RICESLEEPER 2-like: MNVRRVLYDIYKEYAESAIEYLQESRNGSESLGSNLLSRSVEENTTSSSGWFEFSSYLKEMETVQPEKSELDVYLEERCHRFNPKEEFDALSWWNLNVYKFPILSSMARDILVVPITTVASEATFSAESRVIDKYRASLAHATVEMLMCGGDWCRKRYGVARKMKDGNCLIS; the protein is encoded by the exons ATGAATGTTCGAAGAGTTTTGTATGATATTTACAAGGAATATGCAGAAAGTGCTATTGAATACCTCCAGGAATCAAGGAATGGTTCAGAATCTCTAGGGAGTAATCTATTGAGTCGAAGTGTGGAAGAAAATACTACTTCATCATCAGGATGGTTTGAATTTTCTTCTTATTTGAAAGAGATGGAAACTGTGCAACCAGAAAAATCTGAGTTGGATGTTTACTTGGAGGAAAGATGTCATCGATTTAATCCAAAAGAAGAGTTTGATGCTTTGAGTTGGTGGAATTTGAATGTGTACAAATTTCCAATATTATCTTCCATGGCCAGAGATATTTTAGTTGTACCTATCACCACAGTTGCTTCAGAGGCCACATTTAGTGCAGAGAGTCGTGTTATTGACAAGTATCGTGCTTCTTTAGCTCATGCTACTGTGGAAATGTTGATGTGTGGAGGAGATTGGTGTCGAAAGCGATATGGAGTGGCGAGAAAGATGAag GATGGTAACTGCTTGATAAGTTGA